A section of the Alkalihalobacillus sp. LMS39 genome encodes:
- a CDS encoding glycoside hydrolase family 88 protein, whose product MPRLTFDEQEIKTVIDRIVERTFKMDFSWDWPGGVAFYGVAEAYEVTGEKKYIDYLKEWIDRELEDGLPKLTVNASSLGHILLTLYKVTEEQRYIEIATEMAEYLVNEAERFDDDVLQHTVNGDKYDFPEQAWVDTMFMAGYFLLRIGKLLDREDFFEFGLKQYHGHEKFLQDDDTDLYYHGWDNLAQNNMSSIFWARGNSWAAITMARALEYVEVQHPSYMIIDGSLRDLQSALVRLQLDNGLWPTVLTDPTSYPEVSGSAGIAASLLVRGKLYNSYIQKSIQGMLDHVKEDGSVLSVSAGTAVMNDEQGYKDVPYKRVQGWGQGLALVFFASLLKGRNIQ is encoded by the coding sequence ATGCCAAGATTAACATTTGATGAACAAGAAATTAAAACGGTTATTGACCGAATTGTGGAGAGAACATTTAAAATGGATTTTAGCTGGGATTGGCCAGGTGGAGTTGCGTTTTATGGTGTTGCTGAAGCATATGAAGTGACAGGAGAAAAAAAATATATTGATTATTTAAAAGAGTGGATTGACCGCGAATTAGAAGATGGACTTCCTAAATTAACGGTCAATGCTTCATCACTAGGACATATTTTACTAACGTTATATAAAGTAACGGAAGAACAAAGATATATTGAGATTGCCACAGAAATGGCGGAATACTTAGTAAATGAAGCGGAACGATTTGATGATGATGTTCTTCAACATACGGTAAATGGAGATAAATATGATTTCCCAGAACAAGCGTGGGTGGACACGATGTTTATGGCAGGATATTTCTTACTTCGAATTGGTAAATTACTAGACCGAGAAGATTTCTTTGAATTTGGCTTAAAACAATATCATGGCCATGAAAAGTTTTTACAAGATGATGATACTGATTTGTACTATCACGGTTGGGATAATCTTGCGCAAAACAATATGTCTAGTATCTTTTGGGCACGTGGCAATAGTTGGGCAGCCATTACAATGGCTAGAGCATTAGAGTACGTAGAAGTACAACACCCTTCTTATATGATTATTGATGGGTCACTCCGAGATTTACAAAGTGCGTTAGTTCGGTTGCAATTAGATAACGGACTTTGGCCAACTGTTTTAACGGATCCAACTTCATATCCAGAAGTATCAGGGTCAGCTGGAATTGCTGCTTCACTATTAGTGCGAGGAAAACTATATAACTCTTATATCCAAAAATCGATTCAAGGCATGCTAGATCATGTGAAAGAAGATGGTTCTGTCTTAAGTGTATCAGCAGGTACAGCGGTTATGAATGATGAACAAGGATATAAAGATGTCCCATATAAGCGTGTACAAGGGTGGGGGCAAGGATTAGCTCTCGTATTCTTTGCATCGTTGCTAAAAGGGAGAAATATTCAATAA
- a CDS encoding sugar ABC transporter permease, whose amino-acid sequence MAKPEEVVRTPSLSMEAKQQQKKKALKETLTGYAIISPWLIGFILLIAGPMLVSLYLSFTNYDLLSSPNWIGIQNYINVITNDPRFVQSLKVTMIFVFVSTPLKLIFALFLAMLFNTGRKGTGLFTTIYYIPSIIGGSVAIAVVWKQMFGRSGAVNEFVTSLGFTGVNWIGNPDTALSVLILLVVWQFGSPMIIFLAGLRQIPNELYEAASVDGANAVTKFFKITLPMLTPVIFFNLIMQTIGAFMTFTQSYLITGGGPMDATLFYAVYLYEVAFTYLRMGYASAMAWILLAIIAAITAILFWSSKYWVYYESEGGRPK is encoded by the coding sequence AAAAGAAAGCTCTAAAAGAAACTCTTACAGGTTATGCGATAATTTCTCCATGGCTTATCGGATTTATTTTATTAATAGCAGGCCCAATGCTTGTGTCTTTGTACTTATCATTTACAAATTATGATTTACTTTCGAGTCCGAATTGGATTGGGATTCAAAACTATATTAATGTAATAACAAATGACCCTCGTTTTGTTCAATCATTAAAAGTAACGATGATTTTTGTCTTTGTCTCAACACCTTTAAAATTAATCTTTGCACTTTTCTTAGCGATGTTGTTTAACACGGGAAGAAAAGGGACGGGATTATTTACAACGATTTATTATATCCCTTCAATTATTGGGGGAAGTGTTGCGATTGCGGTCGTATGGAAGCAAATGTTTGGACGCTCTGGAGCAGTAAACGAGTTCGTTACTTCTTTAGGGTTTACCGGAGTCAACTGGATTGGGAATCCAGACACAGCATTATCAGTTTTAATTTTGCTTGTTGTTTGGCAGTTTGGATCTCCGATGATTATCTTTTTAGCTGGACTTAGACAAATTCCAAATGAGTTGTATGAGGCAGCGAGTGTGGATGGAGCAAACGCAGTAACAAAGTTTTTCAAAATTACACTGCCAATGTTAACTCCAGTTATTTTCTTTAATTTAATTATGCAAACAATAGGCGCGTTTATGACGTTTACACAGTCATATCTCATTACAGGTGGTGGACCGATGGATGCGACGCTCTTTTATGCGGTCTACTTGTATGAAGTTGCCTTCACATATTTAAGAATGGGTTATGCATCAGCAATGGCTTGGATTTTACTTGCAATTATTGCAGCCATTACCGCGATTTTATTCTGGTCATCGAAGTATTGGGTTTACTATGAATCAGAAGGGGGACGTCCTAAATGA
- a CDS encoding carbohydrate ABC transporter permease encodes MNKHKKLRDGIYYVFVLALGFVMIYPILWMFASSLKPSQEIFNNALSLIPSEFMWENYPQGWQGFGRTGFDIFFTNSAIITSLVVIGSICSCSIVAFGFARLNFKFKGLLFACLMGTIMLPVQITLIPQYVLFHNIGWVNTFYPLIIPAFLGGTPFFVFLLIQFIRGIPRELDEAAIVDGCSTIGIFWRIILPLLTPALVTVALFAFMWTWDDFLAPLIYLNNASLHTVTLGLRNFMDADGNTNWGPLLAMSSLSLMPQFILFAFFQKYLVQGIATTGLK; translated from the coding sequence ATGAATAAGCATAAAAAGCTCAGAGATGGCATTTATTATGTGTTCGTCCTCGCATTAGGGTTTGTCATGATTTATCCGATTCTTTGGATGTTTGCAAGTTCTTTAAAGCCGTCTCAAGAAATTTTTAATAATGCGTTATCACTTATTCCGAGTGAATTTATGTGGGAAAACTATCCGCAAGGGTGGCAAGGATTTGGTCGGACAGGGTTTGATATCTTTTTTACAAACTCAGCGATTATTACATCACTAGTTGTGATTGGTTCGATTTGTTCTTGTAGTATTGTTGCCTTTGGATTTGCCAGGTTGAACTTTAAATTTAAAGGATTATTGTTTGCTTGTTTGATGGGTACGATTATGTTGCCTGTACAGATTACGTTAATTCCACAATATGTGTTGTTTCATAATATTGGATGGGTCAATACATTTTATCCATTAATTATTCCAGCCTTTTTAGGAGGAACACCGTTTTTCGTCTTTTTACTCATTCAGTTTATTCGAGGAATACCACGGGAATTAGATGAAGCGGCAATTGTCGATGGTTGTTCTACAATAGGAATCTTTTGGAGAATCATTTTACCGTTATTAACACCAGCTCTTGTTACGGTTGCTTTATTCGCGTTCATGTGGACATGGGATGACTTTTTAGCACCGCTTATTTATTTGAATAATGCAAGCTTGCATACAGTTACTCTTGGTTTACGTAACTTTATGGATGCAGATGGAAACACAAACTGGGGACCATTACTTGCGATGTCATCGTTATCGTTAATGCCACAATTTATATTATTTGCTTTTTTCCAAAAGTACCTTGTTCAAGGAATTGCGACAACAGGCTTAAAGTAA